The Arachis ipaensis cultivar K30076 chromosome B05, Araip1.1, whole genome shotgun sequence nucleotide sequence TTTTAGAACAGTCACTGAAAACTAAAAGAGTAAATGGTTTAAGAATTTTAGAACATAAGCAATACAATTAAGATGAGTACGTTATCTAACTAACAAACTGATTATTCCCTATAAAAATCTTTTAAACTTTAGACTCTAGATTTTCTACAAGAAGTCTCGAATGTATAAAAGCTCCCCAGTCCCTGCGACTGATAACATCCTCAAGAAACTTGCATCAGTCGTAACATCACAAATGAACACTTCCGTTCCACACAGTTGTATTTGAAACATCATACAAAACTAAAGAACCAATAGCTTCCATCTAGAGAAACTTAACCTTCCCATAGAAAGAATACCACGAACATGTTTGACTTCGCTAAATTCGCCAACAACAGTCTTTTCAGCTTCTTTTCTTTGTTCCTCATTCATTGGAGCAGATCTTCCGCCCATAACATCTGCTACTTGGGCCACAAACCCCTTATCCACCTGAACATTGAATTTAGAACAAAAGTAAAAAAACCAATCACTTACATGCTGCAGCCACCAACTACATAAATACCTGATGTTACTTACTTATGCCCCGGAGAAACATACCCGAAAGAAATGGTTAGTGTTATAACCTCCAAGTCTGACAAGCTTAAAGATGTGATCAACAGTTTTGGGTGCAACAGTGGGAAAGAAACCAAATTCAATATCCCCATAATTTGTCTGCATTCAGAACACAAGTGATACACCATGAACAACAACACAGATGCTGATGTCAATTTATCAAACAAGTTATGTGCATACAAACTTCACAGTCAAGATGGATAAATTTCTCACTTCATCAACCACTTGATTCCAATTTTTCACACATaaacataataaataatatacTTCAGCTAAATCACAAACATGGGCATCCATAGATTACAACATCAACAGCCCTTACATTGAAACTCAGCTCAAGACTTTAACTTTCACTACAGATTCAAGCAATTATGAATAGCAGGTCAAAGAGAAAGTAAATTTTGAAGTAAAAAACCTGAAAGACAACGCGGGTGGATCCAAGTTGGGGTTCCAGGGAAGAAATTAAAGACATCAATGACAACAAAATGCAAGCATTGATCATAAAGCTGAATCCTGGGCTATACATTTTGAGCAATGTTAGATTTGGAAACAGCTTCAGCTCCTGAAATTGGAGT carries:
- the LOC107643555 gene encoding peptidyl-prolyl cis-trans isomerase CYP23 — protein: MYSPGFSFMINACILLSLMSLISSLEPQLGSTRVVFQTNYGDIEFGFFPTVAPKTVDHIFKLVRLGGYNTNHFFRVDKGFVAQVADVMGGRSAPMNEEQRKEAEKTVVGEFSEVKHVRGILSMGRYDDPDSGSSSFSILLGNAPHLDGTYAIFGRVTKGDDTLKKLEQLPTRKEGIFVMPTERITILSSYYYDTETENCEQDRSILKRRLAASAVEVEKQRMKCFP